In the genome of Candidatus Methanoperedens sp., the window GACGTCAGGGTGAACAAATTCGAGGTTTCAGCCCCGTCATTGAACGAGATATTCATAAAGGTGGTTGAGGGAACATGACCAAGTGGATCACGATAGCTAAGCATGAATACACATATAATATCCGCAGGAAGGAATTCCTTTTCGTGACATTTGGGCTTCCTTTATTTATTTTTGCGATAGTAGGTCTTCCGGTTCTTTTGATCGGCAATTCGATTATCCAGGAAGAATACAGGATCGGATACGTCGATAACACAGGTTCATTTGGCGGTTCGAATTTTACCCTGTATTCAAACGAAGACCTCGCAAAAAAAGATCTTTTAGAAGGAAATATAACCCAATTCTTTGTTGTCCCTTCCAACTATTTCAATACAGGTGAGATCTATATATACTCAGCAAAAAGCTTGCCTTCCGGGTCGAAAATTATCGAGGACAAGATAAGAGGCTTCCTTCTCGACAACCTGCTGGCGGGCGAGAAAAAAGAGACTCTGGATAGAGTAAAAAACCCGATGAACAGCCAATATTTCACGCTGAGCGACAAAGGAGAAACCAGAAAGGAAGATTTATCTGCAATTCTGGTTCCAATTGCATTTGCACTTTTCTTCATAATGTCCATCTTCACCTCATCAAATTTTCTTCTGCAGGGCGTGGTGGAGGAAAAAGAGAACAGGATTATGGAAATACTCCTGTCCTCGGTCTCATACCGGGACATGCTTGTGGGCAAGATTTTTGGGCTCGGGGCTGTCGGGCTGACCCAGATGTTCATCTGGCAAATCGCAGGGGCAGCACTTCTTTCCATGAATCCTGCCGCATCCTCCCTCATTGACAAGATACACATTTCTGCACCGCTTTTGATGTTCGGGGCCAGCTATTTCATACTGGGTTACATTCTTTTTGCCTGCATTATGGCCGGCGTGGGAGCTATAGCCACGACTTCCCGGGAAGGGCAGCAGATGGCAGGGATATTTTCATTAACGGCGGCGTTGCCTTTGATACTTTTCCAATTCATAGCGATGAACCCGGACGCGACAATCACCAGGGCGCTGAGCTATTTCCCCCTGACTTCCCCTGTCACAATGATAATGCGTCTTTCGCTGACAGATGTGCCGTTCTACGATGTCATGATCAGTACAATGATATTGGCGCTTACGGTTCTCATTGTGATAGAATCATCTGTTAAAATATTCAGGGCAAGCCTTTTGATGTACGGTAAGAAACCGACGATTAGCGAACTTATAAAATATCTTCGGACTGGATAGTTCGCCGCGCTATCTTTTCCTGGAATACCGCCATCCATCTTTATTTTTTCTCTCGAATGCAAAAGCAAAAATAGGACTAAATGTATATCAAAGCGGAGAAAGCCAATGGACAAGATGACACCTGCCATGCGCCAGTATTACGAGGCAAAAGAAAAACACAAGGACGCATTGATATTCTTCAGGATGGGCGACTTCTATGAGTCCTTCGGGGATGATGCGAAGATAATCGCAAAAGAGCTTGAGATAACACTTACCTCAAGGGGCAGGGACAAAGAGGGAGAGGATATGCCTCTTGCCGGTATCCCATACCACGCTGTCGATTCATACCTTCCCCGCCTTATAAAGAAAGGCTACAAGGTTGCGATATGCGAGCAGCTTGAAGACCCAAAGATGGCTAAAGGCGTAGTTAAAAGAGGGGTTGTCAGGGTCATCACCCCGGGTACCGTGATTGATTCTTCTCTGGTCCTGGACCAATCGAACAATTACCTCATGTCGGTTTCAGGTGAAGGACAGGAATTCGGGGTATCGTTCCTTGACATGAGCACAGGCGAGTTCTTAACCACACAGTT includes:
- a CDS encoding ABC transporter permease yields the protein MTKWITIAKHEYTYNIRRKEFLFVTFGLPLFIFAIVGLPVLLIGNSIIQEEYRIGYVDNTGSFGGSNFTLYSNEDLAKKDLLEGNITQFFVVPSNYFNTGEIYIYSAKSLPSGSKIIEDKIRGFLLDNLLAGEKKETLDRVKNPMNSQYFTLSDKGETRKEDLSAILVPIAFALFFIMSIFTSSNFLLQGVVEEKENRIMEILLSSVSYRDMLVGKIFGLGAVGLTQMFIWQIAGAALLSMNPAASSLIDKIHISAPLLMFGASYFILGYILFACIMAGVGAIATTSREGQQMAGIFSLTAALPLILFQFIAMNPDATITRALSYFPLTSPVTMIMRLSLTDVPFYDVMISTMILALTVLIVIESSVKIFRASLLMYGKKPTISELIKYLRTG